One Faecalicatena sp. Marseille-Q4148 DNA window includes the following coding sequences:
- a CDS encoding MurR/RpiR family transcriptional regulator, producing MEILTVLKEKYPSMTKKQKQIADYMMAHPEQMTFITLKELSKAVDATEVTILKACSDFGYENFNEVKYEFRKYVSMQEQFEIHKENEYTSTAIPKYELEEREALLDAIRKEEKECVNHALAQLDLQKVIEAARIIMQGKRVVFCGRGISILMCKALQIWIGTSGLPGIVMDTELNDEIHVLLPLITEETVVVAFSFPDYYFMTTKIVEFSKKSGAKVIGITNVEEAPIAEFSDVLLLAPSSTRLFMNNLSSPMAVINLLASAVEIEVSASDRQMSADQSFTELFRQ from the coding sequence ATGGAAATATTAACAGTACTCAAGGAAAAATATCCGAGTATGACGAAAAAACAGAAACAGATTGCAGACTATATGATGGCACACCCGGAGCAAATGACATTTATTACGTTAAAAGAACTGAGTAAAGCAGTGGATGCGACAGAGGTAACAATACTGAAAGCCTGCTCAGATTTTGGATATGAGAATTTTAATGAAGTAAAATATGAGTTCCGTAAATATGTCAGTATGCAGGAACAGTTTGAAATTCATAAGGAAAATGAGTATACGTCTACAGCCATTCCGAAATATGAATTAGAGGAACGGGAAGCGCTTCTGGACGCGATCCGAAAAGAAGAGAAGGAATGTGTCAATCATGCGTTGGCGCAGTTGGATCTGCAAAAAGTAATTGAAGCTGCTCGCATCATTATGCAGGGAAAACGGGTTGTGTTCTGCGGCCGAGGAATTTCAATATTGATGTGCAAAGCCCTTCAGATATGGATTGGTACATCGGGACTTCCGGGGATTGTGATGGACACGGAATTAAACGATGAGATCCATGTACTGCTGCCGCTGATTACAGAGGAAACAGTAGTTGTCGCATTTTCGTTCCCGGATTACTATTTTATGACAACGAAAATTGTTGAGTTCAGCAAGAAAAGCGGGGCAAAGGTGATCGGAATTACGAACGTAGAGGAAGCCCCGATTGCGGAGTTCAGCGATGTGCTTCTGTTGGCGCCGTCTTCTACACGGCTGTTTATGAACAACCTGTCTTCACCGATGGCAGTCATCAATCTGCTGGCTTCGGCGGTTGAAATCGAGGTGAGTGCATCTGACAGACAAATGTCCGCTGACCAAAGCTTTACAGAGTTGTTTCGTCAATAG
- the glf gene encoding UDP-galactopyranose mutase: MYDVIIAGAGAAGSTAARILAEAGKQVLVLEKRSHVGGNCYDEKDPYGVLIHLYGPHIFHTDREQVWEFLSRFTGWKHFQHEVKAKTKEGLIPVPFNLNTLHLVFGEDADRIEKKLIDSYGQGTKVPVLELLHTSDQDLKRIGEYVYENIYLHYTMKQWGKKPEEIDKSVTARVPVKVAYDNGYFTNKYQAVPSEGFTVLFENMLDHPNITVKTGTSLEDCTEVQNGQIYYAGDKFEGKVIFTGALDELFGCKYGRLPYRTLEIAFEHMEKESYQGVPVVNYTVSEAFTRITEYKYLTRQKINGTTISREYPRDYEGKPDEIPYYVIENAQNRALYEKYAADAKHIKNFYTLGRLAEYQYYDIDAIVERAMKLSGELLEEKLWKY; this comes from the coding sequence ATGTATGATGTGATCATAGCCGGAGCCGGAGCAGCCGGCAGTACAGCGGCCCGGATATTGGCAGAAGCGGGAAAACAGGTGCTTGTGTTGGAAAAACGCAGTCATGTGGGGGGCAACTGTTACGATGAGAAAGATCCCTATGGGGTACTGATTCATTTGTATGGACCGCATATTTTCCATACAGATCGAGAGCAGGTATGGGAGTTTCTGTCCCGGTTTACCGGATGGAAACATTTTCAGCATGAAGTAAAAGCAAAGACAAAAGAAGGATTGATTCCGGTTCCATTCAATTTGAATACACTGCATCTTGTTTTTGGGGAAGATGCAGATCGGATAGAAAAGAAACTGATTGACAGTTACGGACAGGGAACGAAGGTGCCTGTTTTGGAATTGCTTCATACATCAGATCAGGATCTGAAACGAATCGGCGAGTATGTCTATGAAAATATTTATCTCCACTATACGATGAAACAGTGGGGGAAGAAGCCGGAAGAAATCGACAAAAGCGTTACTGCCAGAGTTCCGGTCAAAGTTGCATATGACAATGGATATTTCACAAATAAGTATCAGGCAGTTCCGTCAGAAGGGTTCACAGTTCTGTTTGAAAATATGCTGGATCATCCCAATATTACTGTGAAAACAGGAACAAGCCTTGAGGACTGTACAGAAGTGCAAAACGGGCAGATATACTACGCAGGGGATAAATTTGAAGGGAAAGTTATTTTTACCGGAGCGTTGGATGAACTGTTCGGCTGCAAATATGGACGGCTGCCGTACCGCACACTGGAGATTGCATTTGAACATATGGAGAAAGAAAGCTATCAGGGAGTTCCGGTAGTAAATTATACGGTAAGTGAAGCATTTACAAGAATTACAGAATATAAATATCTTACAAGACAGAAAATAAACGGAACAACAATCAGCCGGGAATATCCGAGGGATTATGAGGGAAAACCGGATGAAATTCCGTATTATGTAATAGAGAATGCACAAAATCGTGCATTATATGAAAAATATGCCGCTGATGCAAAACATATCAAAAATTTCTATACACTGGGCAGACTTGCAGAATACCAATATTATGATATTGATGCGATTGTAGAGAGGGCGATGAAACTTAGCGGAGAATTATTAGAGGAGAAGTTATGGAAATATTAA
- a CDS encoding undecaprenyl-diphosphate phosphatase, which produces MLDILKSIIFGIVQGITEWLPISSTGHLLLVNEFLKMDVSTEFMNMFKVVIQLASALAVVVLYFHKLNPFSPRKNERQKKNTINLWCKVIVGCIPAGIIGILFDDVIDKYLSTYIVIGITLLVYGILFIVVENRNASMTPKVTKLKELTYQTAFLIGCFQVLALIPGTSRSGATIIGALLIGVSRSVAAEFTFFLAIPTMFGASGVKLLKLGFNYTPMEVVILLVGCLVSFFVSVFAIKFLMGYIKKHDFKVFGYYRIVLAVLIFIYFLIWG; this is translated from the coding sequence ATGCTGGATATTTTGAAATCAATTATATTTGGAATCGTTCAGGGAATCACAGAGTGGCTTCCGATCAGCAGTACAGGACATTTACTGCTTGTGAATGAATTTCTGAAAATGGATGTCAGTACAGAATTTATGAATATGTTTAAAGTGGTGATTCAGCTTGCATCAGCGCTTGCAGTTGTTGTCTTATATTTTCATAAGTTAAACCCATTTTCGCCGCGGAAGAATGAACGGCAGAAGAAGAACACGATTAATTTGTGGTGCAAAGTGATTGTCGGATGTATTCCAGCCGGAATTATTGGAATTTTGTTTGATGATGTTATCGATAAGTATTTATCCACTTATATCGTAATCGGTATTACATTGCTTGTGTATGGTATTTTATTTATCGTTGTGGAGAATCGTAATGCGTCCATGACGCCAAAGGTAACAAAACTGAAAGAGCTTACGTATCAGACTGCATTTTTGATCGGATGCTTTCAGGTGCTTGCACTGATTCCGGGAACATCACGTTCAGGTGCAACGATCATTGGTGCGCTGCTGATCGGAGTTTCCAGAAGCGTTGCGGCAGAGTTTACATTTTTCCTGGCAATTCCAACGATGTTTGGAGCCAGCGGCGTGAAGCTTCTGAAACTTGGTTTTAACTATACACCGATGGAGGTAGTCATTTTGCTTGTTGGCTGTCTCGTATCATTCTTTGTATCTGTGTTTGCGATTAAGTTCCTTATGGGATATATTAAGAAACACGATTTCAAAGTATTTGGTTATTATCGTATCGTACTTGCAGTGCTGATTTTTATCTATTTTCTTATTTGGGGATAA
- the mobB gene encoding molybdopterin-guanine dinucleotide biosynthesis protein B, producing the protein MPYIFGISGRKNTGKTKIVCEIVKELSGRGYDVATIKHDGHEFEPDRPGTDTFRHLNAGAFGTAIFSETSHMIVKKTAVTAEQLALQFPEADVILIEGMKRGTHPKFETVRDYGETVSAPETIRGIIANEGNTEIREFMEQTKNKVPLYTYSDILVLCDIIEAGIRQKGSRTCQKIQ; encoded by the coding sequence ATGCCGTATATTTTTGGAATTAGTGGAAGAAAAAATACAGGGAAGACGAAAATTGTCTGTGAGATTGTGAAGGAGCTGTCGGGGCGGGGATATGATGTTGCAACGATTAAACATGACGGACATGAGTTTGAACCGGATCGTCCGGGAACCGATACGTTTCGGCATTTGAATGCAGGAGCTTTTGGAACAGCAATTTTTTCAGAAACTTCACATATGATCGTAAAGAAAACAGCAGTAACGGCAGAGCAGCTGGCATTGCAATTTCCGGAAGCAGATGTGATTCTGATTGAGGGGATGAAGCGGGGGACACATCCGAAGTTTGAGACTGTGAGAGATTATGGAGAAACCGTGTCAGCGCCGGAAACAATCCGGGGGATCATCGCGAATGAGGGAAATACAGAAATCAGAGAATTTATGGAGCAGACAAAAAATAAAGTTCCTCTTTACACCTATAGCGATATTCTGGTATTGTGTGATATAATCGAAGCGGGAATCAGGCAGAAGGGAAGTAGGACATGTCAGAAAATACAGTAG
- a CDS encoding molybdopterin-dependent oxidoreductase: MSENTVVKRTTCAVCGSCCPVDVYVEEGKIVRVEGKQGLCPKGAAARQYVYHPDRILYPMKQVGKKGEGHFERITWEEAYEMMAERLQKVKETYGPESVIFYVGYPKWNRPAALRLANAFGSPNFCTESSTCFQAVDLAWRLNYGGHICMPDLKNAKTVLVWASNPYHSQTPSSRMWLEMKERGVNVISVDPRNTVTCHGADIHMQPYPGTDGALALAMAHVMIEEDLYDKEFIEKYSYGFEEYREYVKTFTPERAEEITGVPKETICRAARLFATEKPSAIKWSASSLAHHLNGVQNHRAIFLLSALTGNYDVKGGNRTMGMPMAPRNEYGKVKRMNKVEAIGQKEFPVWFDISCEESQCTKLAQYIKEEKPYLLKGMVAFGLNHRMWPKPELLNEALGELDFFVNTEFMMSESCRMADLVLPASTPFEREEVMGGMGGRFRMSEKAIEPMGECKNDIEIILELAKRLGLKDEVLGMNYEEYMEHILKPSGLTLEELRKHPEGLEAPNLVMPMERTYEKQPFDTPSGKVEFKSLVLEKYSKEYGYQGLPVFEDFREKTEVDHEAYPFILSVGCRRPQYYHSRTYRLSWIRNLEAPDLIEMHPKDAKACGIEEGDEVTIVSPAGEVTGHVGYQLSMQPGMICMYHGNPNADANELIDLDYVDPISGFPAYKSYFCRVEKRG, from the coding sequence ATGTCAGAAAATACAGTAGTAAAACGAACGACCTGCGCAGTGTGCGGATCATGCTGCCCGGTAGATGTTTATGTGGAAGAGGGAAAAATTGTCCGGGTAGAAGGAAAGCAGGGGCTTTGTCCAAAGGGAGCCGCTGCACGACAGTATGTGTATCATCCGGACCGGATCTTGTATCCAATGAAACAGGTCGGCAAAAAAGGAGAAGGCCATTTTGAACGTATCACATGGGAGGAAGCCTATGAGATGATGGCAGAACGCCTTCAGAAAGTGAAAGAAACTTATGGACCGGAGTCGGTTATTTTCTATGTGGGATATCCGAAATGGAATCGTCCTGCAGCGCTTCGGCTTGCGAATGCATTTGGCTCACCGAATTTCTGCACGGAATCAAGTACCTGTTTTCAGGCAGTAGATCTGGCGTGGAGGCTGAATTACGGAGGTCATATTTGTATGCCGGATTTAAAAAATGCGAAAACAGTCCTTGTGTGGGCGTCTAATCCGTATCATTCACAGACACCATCCAGCAGGATGTGGCTTGAAATGAAGGAGCGAGGCGTGAATGTGATCAGTGTAGATCCACGCAACACGGTGACTTGTCACGGAGCGGATATTCATATGCAGCCGTATCCGGGGACAGATGGAGCGCTTGCATTGGCAATGGCACATGTGATGATTGAAGAAGATTTGTATGATAAAGAATTTATTGAAAAATATAGCTATGGGTTTGAAGAATACCGGGAATATGTAAAGACATTTACTCCGGAAAGAGCCGAAGAGATTACCGGGGTACCAAAAGAGACGATCTGCAGAGCTGCAAGGCTATTTGCTACAGAAAAACCGTCAGCGATTAAATGGTCAGCCTCCTCGCTGGCACATCACTTAAATGGTGTTCAGAATCACCGCGCAATTTTTCTGTTAAGTGCGCTGACAGGAAATTATGATGTAAAAGGCGGCAATCGTACGATGGGGATGCCAATGGCGCCGCGCAATGAATACGGAAAAGTAAAGAGAATGAACAAGGTGGAAGCAATCGGACAGAAAGAGTTTCCGGTATGGTTTGATATTTCCTGTGAGGAATCACAATGTACAAAGCTGGCACAGTATATAAAAGAAGAGAAACCGTATCTGCTGAAAGGAATGGTAGCATTTGGATTGAATCATCGGATGTGGCCGAAGCCGGAATTGTTGAATGAAGCGCTTGGAGAATTGGATTTCTTTGTAAATACAGAATTTATGATGTCAGAGTCCTGCCGCATGGCAGATCTTGTGCTTCCGGCGAGCACGCCGTTTGAAAGAGAAGAAGTAATGGGAGGCATGGGCGGCCGGTTCCGAATGTCAGAGAAAGCAATTGAACCTATGGGAGAATGTAAAAATGATATTGAGATCATTTTGGAACTGGCAAAACGGCTTGGATTAAAAGATGAAGTTCTTGGGATGAATTATGAGGAATATATGGAGCATATTCTGAAGCCATCCGGATTAACATTAGAAGAACTGAGGAAACATCCGGAAGGATTGGAAGCTCCGAATCTTGTCATGCCAATGGAGCGGACTTATGAGAAACAGCCGTTTGATACTCCGTCCGGAAAAGTAGAATTCAAGTCGCTTGTATTGGAAAAATACAGCAAAGAGTATGGGTATCAGGGGCTTCCGGTATTTGAGGATTTTAGAGAAAAGACCGAAGTGGATCACGAGGCATATCCGTTTATTCTAAGTGTTGGATGCAGAAGACCGCAATATTATCATTCGAGGACATACCGTCTTTCCTGGATCAGGAATCTGGAGGCGCCGGATCTGATTGAGATGCATCCAAAAGATGCGAAGGCCTGTGGAATTGAAGAAGGCGATGAAGTGACGATTGTATCGCCGGCAGGCGAGGTTACAGGCCATGTAGGCTATCAGCTTTCTATGCAGCCGGGAATGATCTGTATGTATCATGGCAATCCAAATGCAGATGCGAATGAGCTGATCGATCTGGATTATGTGGACCCGATTTCAGGATTTCCGGCATACAAAAGCTATTTCTGCCGCGTAGAGAAAAGGGGGTAA
- a CDS encoding cell wall hydrolase — protein sequence MNPKLKRRFRSLTALASACILSISVLPAHAEETIDSLRDKTSTLQNELDGLNTELSSISADVDNILTQITETTAQVEQTKTELGEALANEEQQYNDMKMRIRYMYEEGKTAMLDTLFSAISMADFLNKADFITKVSEYDRAMLEKLQNTREEIAAKEQALEIQQQELLTLQAELTAKKDALASRISTASGELSAYSAKLEQAIAAEKAAQEALAKKAEEEKQAALEQAQKEEEQQAQQKPSRPDPDDSGNSDHSGNSHPADQSDLDLFAAILQCEAGTRDYDALLAVATVIMNRMESSKYPDTLHGVIYQSGQFSPTWNGSLDKVLKKGAVSLCYTVASDALGGARHPDVRNCYQFRASYTGHQGVVIGGNVFF from the coding sequence ATGAACCCAAAATTGAAGCGCAGATTTCGCTCTCTGACTGCACTGGCAAGTGCCTGCATCCTGAGCATATCTGTTTTGCCTGCACATGCCGAGGAGACAATTGATTCCCTGCGGGACAAGACCTCGACACTGCAAAATGAGCTTGATGGGCTCAATACTGAACTTTCTTCCATTAGCGCAGATGTAGATAACATCCTTACCCAGATTACAGAGACAACTGCGCAGGTCGAACAGACAAAGACTGAGTTGGGAGAAGCATTGGCAAATGAGGAACAACAATATAATGATATGAAGATGCGTATCCGCTATATGTATGAAGAAGGCAAAACTGCTATGCTGGATACACTCTTTAGCGCAATCAGCATGGCCGATTTTCTAAATAAAGCTGATTTTATTACAAAAGTCAGTGAATATGACCGGGCAATGCTTGAGAAACTCCAGAACACGCGGGAAGAAATTGCTGCCAAAGAACAGGCACTTGAAATCCAACAGCAGGAACTCCTGACACTTCAGGCAGAGCTCACTGCCAAAAAAGATGCGCTCGCCTCCAGAATTTCTACCGCTTCCGGTGAACTTTCTGCCTACAGCGCTAAACTTGAACAAGCCATTGCAGCTGAAAAAGCCGCACAGGAAGCGCTTGCCAAGAAGGCAGAAGAAGAAAAACAGGCTGCACTTGAACAGGCTCAAAAAGAAGAAGAACAGCAGGCACAGCAAAAGCCATCCCGTCCTGATCCGGATGATTCCGGCAATTCTGATCATTCCGGGAACTCTCATCCTGCTGATCAAAGTGACCTTGATCTCTTTGCCGCCATCTTACAATGTGAAGCAGGAACTCGCGACTACGATGCACTTCTTGCAGTCGCAACCGTTATTATGAACCGTATGGAAAGCTCTAAATATCCAGATACATTACACGGTGTTATTTATCAAAGCGGTCAGTTCTCTCCAACCTGGAACGGAAGCCTTGATAAAGTATTGAAAAAAGGAGCTGTTTCGCTCTGTTATACCGTTGCCAGCGATGCACTCGGCGGTGCGCGCCATCCGGATGTTAGAAACTGTTACCAGTTCCGCGCAAGTTATACCGGCCACCAGGGTGTTGTGATCGGCGGAAACGTATTCTTTTAA
- a CDS encoding 4Fe-4S dicluster domain-containing protein has translation MKLNFDKEKCSGCFACHIACIDAHYPVDAEDAESFRATRTIRNEEEGFQKTICPGCIHCGACMRACPHGAIYRDEATGFILVEKEKCTGCRTCEAACPMHVIRFDKNGKMAKCDGCIEEIRNGRKPACVRTCFAGAVCLEAEKKE, from the coding sequence ATGAAACTGAATTTTGACAAAGAAAAATGCAGCGGATGTTTTGCTTGTCATATCGCCTGCATAGACGCCCATTATCCAGTGGACGCCGAAGATGCAGAAAGCTTTCGTGCCACCAGAACGATCAGAAATGAAGAAGAGGGATTCCAGAAAACAATCTGTCCGGGATGCATTCATTGCGGCGCCTGTATGAGAGCGTGTCCGCATGGAGCCATTTACCGGGATGAAGCGACAGGTTTTATTCTCGTAGAGAAAGAAAAATGTACCGGCTGCCGTACTTGTGAAGCAGCTTGTCCGATGCATGTGATCCGGTTTGATAAGAATGGAAAGATGGCAAAATGTGACGGCTGTATTGAAGAAATACGAAACGGGCGCAAGCCTGCCTGTGTGCGTACTTGCTTTGCCGGTGCAGTTTGTCTGGAAGCAGAGAAAAAGGAGTAA
- a CDS encoding HAD family phosphatase encodes MQQKIKMIGMDLDGTLLNERKELTAYSRKVLEQAISQGVTVLVATGRPISGVPEELRTFPGMRYALTANGGRILDLKENKVIFESLVSTKSAEKILDVFEQYDTLREVYFEGISYVQQAAMDEIERYVANPSMQKYIRATKKTVPDVKAKVKEMNRGLDKVHAMFANREERRAAWEELAKIPDITISSALDNNIEINGKDVNKGKGLLKLGEMLGIRREEIMACGDGLNDLQMLREVGFAVAMENGAEEVKLAADYITVSNEEDGVAKAIEKFVLA; translated from the coding sequence ATGCAGCAGAAGATAAAAATGATCGGAATGGATCTGGATGGAACATTATTAAATGAAAGAAAAGAGCTGACAGCCTATTCCAGAAAGGTACTTGAACAGGCAATCAGTCAGGGAGTTACCGTTCTTGTGGCTACGGGACGGCCGATTTCAGGCGTGCCGGAAGAATTAAGAACATTTCCGGGAATGCGCTATGCATTGACGGCAAACGGAGGACGTATCCTTGACCTGAAAGAAAATAAGGTTATTTTTGAATCACTTGTTTCGACAAAAAGTGCAGAAAAAATATTGGATGTTTTTGAACAATATGATACACTAAGAGAAGTGTACTTTGAGGGTATTTCGTATGTACAGCAGGCAGCGATGGACGAGATTGAGAGATATGTGGCGAATCCATCGATGCAGAAATATATCCGGGCAACGAAGAAGACGGTGCCGGATGTCAAGGCAAAAGTAAAGGAAATGAACCGTGGTCTTGATAAAGTTCATGCGATGTTTGCAAATCGGGAAGAGCGAAGAGCTGCATGGGAAGAACTTGCGAAGATACCGGATATTACCATATCCAGTGCACTGGACAATAATATCGAAATCAATGGAAAAGATGTAAATAAGGGGAAAGGGCTTCTGAAGCTGGGAGAAATGCTTGGCATTCGAAGAGAAGAAATCATGGCTTGCGGAGACGGGCTCAATGACCTCCAGATGCTTCGGGAAGTAGGATTTGCTGTTGCTATGGAAAATGGAGCCGAAGAAGTGAAGCTGGCGGCAGATTATATTACAGTTTCCAATGAGGAAGATGGAGTCGCAAAAGCAATTGAAAAATTTGTCTTAGCATAG
- the sfsA gene encoding DNA/RNA nuclease SfsA codes for MKYSRIETGRFLERPNRFIAYVEIEGQRECVHVKNTGRCRELLYPGAVVYLQPSENPERKTKWDLISVEKNGQIVNMDSQIPNKVVKEYIEKGRLFDRVSQIKTEVTYGNSRFDLYVETEEGRKIFIEVKGVTLEEDGIAKFPDAPSERAVKHVEELISAREEGYEAVVCFVIQMKQVRFLTPNVKTHPEFADALSRARESGVELLALDCTVTKNSITAGKRIPVILPESRLEQSVLPLIHWFREHKRMLPWREDPTAYRVWVSEIMLQQTRVEAVKPFYARFMEALPTIEALAKAPEDRLLKLWEGLGYYNRVRNMQKAAIQIMEEYGGKFPSEYDQIKSLSGIGSYTAGAISSFAYGIPKPAVDGNVLRVVARLLGLKQDIMRQEVRTRIEQQLELVIPAEAASDFNQGLIEVGAIVCVPNGEPKCSECPLKPFCLASLNGLTDEIPVRSKGKARRIEERTVFVFRDGDTVAVKKRPDKGLLAGLYELPNLEGKLDADEAVAYAKEIGLAPIRVLPLPEGKHIFSHIEWHMTGYLIQVDELEKSCREEMIFAAPSEVEKKYPIPAAFETYTDYIEIKLGQEKFDQEGRRNV; via the coding sequence GTGAAATATAGCCGTATAGAGACAGGGAGGTTTCTTGAACGCCCGAATCGTTTTATTGCATATGTAGAAATAGAAGGGCAGAGGGAATGTGTCCATGTGAAAAATACAGGGCGGTGCCGGGAACTTCTGTATCCGGGGGCTGTTGTTTATCTGCAGCCATCAGAGAATCCTGAGCGCAAAACAAAATGGGATCTGATCTCAGTTGAGAAAAACGGACAGATTGTCAATATGGATTCTCAGATTCCAAACAAGGTTGTGAAAGAATATATCGAAAAAGGCAGGCTGTTTGACCGGGTGTCTCAGATTAAGACAGAAGTGACTTACGGAAATTCCCGTTTTGATCTTTATGTGGAAACGGAGGAAGGACGAAAAATTTTCATAGAAGTCAAGGGCGTGACGCTGGAAGAAGATGGAATTGCAAAATTTCCGGATGCACCAAGTGAGCGGGCAGTAAAGCATGTGGAAGAGTTGATATCAGCGAGGGAAGAAGGATATGAAGCTGTTGTATGTTTTGTAATCCAGATGAAGCAGGTACGGTTTTTGACGCCGAATGTGAAGACACATCCGGAATTTGCCGATGCTCTTTCGCGGGCGCGGGAAAGTGGTGTGGAGCTGCTCGCACTTGATTGTACGGTAACGAAAAATTCTATTACAGCGGGAAAACGTATTCCGGTGATTCTTCCGGAGTCGCGGTTGGAACAAAGTGTACTGCCGCTTATCCACTGGTTCCGGGAGCATAAACGGATGCTTCCGTGGCGGGAAGATCCGACTGCTTATCGTGTCTGGGTATCAGAGATTATGCTGCAGCAGACAAGAGTAGAAGCGGTAAAACCGTTTTATGCAAGATTTATGGAGGCGCTTCCGACAATCGAAGCATTGGCTAAGGCTCCGGAAGACCGGCTGCTGAAGCTGTGGGAAGGGCTTGGTTATTATAATCGTGTGAGAAATATGCAAAAAGCAGCAATTCAGATTATGGAAGAGTATGGAGGAAAATTCCCCTCAGAGTATGATCAGATTAAGTCTTTGAGCGGTATCGGTTCTTATACTGCGGGAGCGATCAGTTCATTTGCGTATGGAATCCCAAAACCGGCGGTAGATGGGAATGTCCTGCGGGTTGTGGCGCGTCTGCTTGGTCTAAAGCAGGATATTATGCGTCAGGAAGTGCGAACGAGGATAGAACAGCAGCTGGAACTTGTGATTCCGGCGGAGGCAGCGAGTGATTTTAATCAGGGCTTGATAGAAGTCGGTGCGATCGTCTGTGTGCCGAACGGCGAGCCGAAATGCAGTGAATGTCCGCTGAAACCATTTTGTCTGGCATCTCTGAATGGTCTGACAGATGAGATTCCGGTGCGTTCCAAAGGAAAAGCACGGCGCATAGAGGAGAGAACGGTCTTTGTATTTCGGGACGGAGATACCGTAGCAGTAAAAAAACGCCCCGACAAAGGGCTCTTGGCAGGGCTTTATGAATTGCCGAACCTGGAAGGAAAACTGGATGCAGATGAGGCGGTTGCCTATGCGAAAGAAATTGGTCTGGCTCCGATCCGTGTCTTGCCGCTTCCGGAAGGAAAGCACATCTTTAGTCACATTGAGTGGCACATGACCGGATATCTGATCCAGGTAGATGAGCTTGAAAAGTCATGCAGGGAAGAGATGATTTTTGCAGCGCCGTCAGAGGTTGAGAAGAAGTACCCAATCCCGGCGGCGTTTGAGACATATACAGATTATATTGAGATAAAGTTAGGGCAGGAGAAATTTGATCAGGAGGGCAGAAGGAATGTATGA